From one Magnolia sinica isolate HGM2019 chromosome 18, MsV1, whole genome shotgun sequence genomic stretch:
- the LOC131233314 gene encoding (S)-coclaurine N-methyltransferase-like encodes MGEETKQPKKAAVEELLKRLDEGRVPDEELRRLMRFEIGRRLQWGYKPTHEEQVAQVLELTHSLRKMSIATEVDTLDSQMYEIPISFLQIMFGSLIKGSCCYFKDDSTTLDEAEIAMLDLYCERAQIKDGQSVLDLGCGQGALTLHVAQKYQNCRVTAITNSASQKDFIEDQSKKLKLSNVEIILADITKYETETTYDRILVIELFEHMKNYELLLKKIAKWMKQDGLLFIEHICHKTFAYHYEPLDEDDWYTEYVFPAGTMIIPSSSFLLYFQDDVSVVNHWTLSGKHYSRTNEEWLKRVDANVDAVREIMESFSGSKEAAEKWIRYWRGFCISGNELFGYNNGEEWMASHILFRKP; translated from the exons atgGGTGAGGAGACTAAGCAACCAAAGAAGGCAGCCGTTGAAGAGCTGCTGAAGCGTCTAGATGAAGGGAGGGTCCCAGATGAGGAGCTCCGGAGGCTTATGAGGTTTGAAATTGGAAGGCGTCTCCAATGGGGTTACAAACCTACTCACGAGGAGCAGGTGGCCCAAGTCCTTGAGCTGACTCATT CTCTAAGGAAGATGAGCATAGCAACAGAGGTGGATACGTTGGATTCACAGATGTATGAAATACCCATTTCCTTCCTCCAGATTATGTTTGGTAGCCTGATCAAAGGAAG CTGTTGTTACTTTAAGGATGACTCAACGACATTGGATGAGGCTGAGATAGCAATGCTTGATCTTTACTGTGAAAGGGCACAAATAAAAGATGGTCAAAGTGTTCTTGATCTTGGATGTGGACAAGGAGCCCTTACTTTACACGTTGCTCAGAAGTATCAAAATTGTCGTGTTACAGCTATTACCAATTCAGCATCGCAGAAAGATTTCATAGAGGATCAGTCCAA AAAACTCAAGCTATCAAATGTTGAGATTATATTAGCAGACATAACCAAATACGAAACAGAGACTACTTATGATCGGATACTGGTCATCGAATTGTTTGAG CACATGAAGAACTATGAGCTGTTGCTTAAAAAGATAGCCAAGTGGATGAAGCAGGATGGTCTGCTATTCATAGAGCATATATGCCACAAAACATTCGCTTACCACTACGAG CCTCTTGATGAAGATGATTGGTACACAGAATATGTCTTCCCTGCAGGAACAATGATTATACCATCATCATCCTTTCTTCTATATTTTCAG gatgatgtttCGGTTGTGAACCACTGGACCCTTAGTGGAAAGCATTATTCACGTACCAA TGAAGAGTGGTTGAAGAGAGTTGATGCAAATGTGGATGCTGTCAGAGAAATAATGGAGTCATTCTCTGGCAGTAAGGAAGCCGCTGAGAAGTGGATTAGGTATTGGCGAGGATTTTGCATATCAGGAAATGAGCTATTTGGGTATAATAATGGTGAAGAATGGATGGCGTCCCATATTCTTTTCAGGAAGCCATGA